A stretch of Vigna angularis cultivar LongXiaoDou No.4 chromosome 4, ASM1680809v1, whole genome shotgun sequence DNA encodes these proteins:
- the LOC128196156 gene encoding uncharacterized protein LOC128196156, whose amino-acid sequence MEDFNTRDLIQRLQTQIEAQAQTIREQQEHQRKQAEELAALRAQQPPPELSASNRHDNNEGSHHGGPSDPCGGGKKGPSSMRLTNLLPFTETIMQAHMPDKPPPALDRYDGSADPDNHLRNFIDAMAFYTDNDPVICRAFSLSLKDEALEWFHTLPRNSVDCFATIETLFRKQYATNRKPEMTAAELVNTKQEKDETLKAFMQRYNETARRVKDINHTFIISNLPSCLRLGYFAEQLYADPPASMEELQSTIAKFIRIEDLRNSRKKQQQDASNHDTKKPAKRPTNDYKPDRAPRKESGWTSKYDRYTTLNAPRAKVLEEALHAELLIVRRKATPKNADNSKACRFHMNHGHDTEECNMVKDELERLIRACYLQNYIKDRIPNRAATPHRKDSSRRSPERSPPRDDRRRRRSRSPPRWTERERSVRGRIDTISGGFAGGGAFSSARKRNLRQLKSVHMVDRQPRSIPDITFTNADFHVPDPDHDDPMVITANIARYDVNKVLVDQGSSVNILYWSTFKKMDLSEDLIAPFNEQIVGFSRERVDTRGYLDLRTRLGTSREPPELRVRFLLVEANTSYNALLGRPCLNAFGAIVSTPHLAMKFPTERGTICTVRADQRTTRQCYVAGLKITPFVPIRRVRKAETAAVELDPRTNIDERLHPQGDIKLLSLIEDSCKTTTVGGDLALNDEQDLGPMLQANADLFAWTAADMPGIHPRVMAHKLSIFREARPVAQKKRRFGEEKRKAVQVEVEKLMNAQFIRELTYTTWLSNVVTVKKSNGQWRMCVDFTDLNKARPKDSYPLPSIDRLVDGASGHVILSFLDAYSGYNQIPMYAPDQSKTAFITERANYCYEVMSFGLKNAGATYQRLMDKVFHIQIGRCMDVYVDDMVIRSNSVEQHLQDLKEVFGQIRRYGMRLNPSKCTFGVPAGKFLGFMLTRRGIKANPDKCKAVLDMAAPKTLREVHRLVGRLTALSRFIPKLAEHIKPILKSLKKGTTRHWDDDCETTFNTVKHILTSPPIMARPDAGSDLQLYIAASHHAVSAALIQEASSLKLIYFISRTLQGAEERYSRIEKIALALLTASRRLRPYFQSHQIIVRTDHPIAKILRKPDLTGRMVSWSVELSEFDIKVAPQRRRILGQKGGGAGVVLEGPDGLVIEQAITFKFPASNNQAEYEALIAGLSLATEFMVTRLECRMDSKLVVGHVSGTYQTLLQNFVEFSIVHVPREQNARADLLSKLTHSKERAPLSSIIKVTLDHPVVEAFVTNVSTPITDWRQKVKDLMVKQEQGETITVTDSKRITCFVCIGDDLYRCGHNTPLLKCISEKEADYVLRELHTGICGFHSGKRTLRACILRAGYCWPTIDHDCETFVKKCISCQAHGHDIHAPPEELHSIVAPWPFAQWGLDIVGPLPPAKAQNKFLLVAVDYFTKWIEAEPLSVISAQRVQKFIWRLICRFGLS is encoded by the exons ATGGAAGACTTCAACACTCGCGATTTGATCCAGCGGTTGCAGACACAGATCGAGGCACAGGCACAAACTATACGGGAGCAGCAAGAACACCAGCGCAAACAGGCAGAGGAGCTGGCAGCACTGAGGGCGCAACAACCACCGCCAGAATTGTCAGCCTCTAATCGGCATGACAATAATGAAGGAAGCCACCATGGAGGGCCGTCTGACCCATGTGGCGGGGGCAAGAAGGGTCCCTCTTCCATGCGTCTCACCAACTTGCTCCCATTCACGGAGACCATCATGCAAGCGCACATGCCAGATAAACCTCCCCCAGCATTGGACCGTTATGATGGCTCCGCCGATCCCGACAATCATCTGCGTAACTTTATAGACGCCATGGCGTTCTACACCGACAATGACCCCGTCATTTGCAGAGCTTTCTCCTTATCCCTTAAGGATGAGGCCTTGGAGTGGTTTCACACTCTTCCACGGAATTCAGTAGATTGTTTTGCGACAATTGAAACTCTGTTCCGAAAACAGTACGCGACCAACAGAAAACCGGAGATGACTGCTGCTGAACTTGTGAATACCAAGCAGGAGAAAGATGAAACACTAAAAGCGTTCATGCAACGGTACAACGAGACGGCCCGACGTGTGAAGGATATCAATCACACCTTCATCATCAGCAATCTACCTTCGTGCTTAAGGCTAGGATATTTTGCGGAACAATTATACGCTGACCCTCCAGCATCTATGGAAGAACTGCAATCCACAATTGCAAAGTTCATCCGCATCGAGGATCTCCGGAATTCTCGGAAAAAGCAGCAGCAGGATGCCTCCAACCATGATACCAAGAAACCCGCCAAACGACCGACCAACGACTATAAGCCAGACCGAGCACCTCGAAAAGAGTCGGGTTGGACATCTAAATACGATCGTTACACGACCCTCAATGCGCCAAGGGCAAAGGTGCTCGAAGAGGCTTTGCATGCCGAACTCTTAATCGTACGGCGCAAAGCTACCCCAAAAAACGCGGACAATAGCAAAGCCTGCCGTTTCCACATGAACCATGGGCATGACACGGAGGAATGCAATATGGTGAAGGACGAACTGGAGCGACTTATCCGAGCATGCTACCTCCAAAATTACATCAAGGACAGGATCCCCAATAGAGCCGCCACTCCCCACCGAAAGGATTCTTCCAGGCGGAGTCCCGAGCGATCGCCTCCTAGGGACGACCGACGTCGTAGGAGATCGCGCAGTCCCCCCCGATGGACAGAGAGGGAGCGTTCGGTCCGAGGCCGAATCGACACCATATCTGGTGGTTTTGCCGGGGGAGGAGCGTTCTCTTCAGCCAGGAAACGAAATTTGAGGCAGCTGAAGTCAGTACATATGGTCGACCGACAGCCTCGGTCGATCCCTGATATTACGTTTACCAACGCAGATTTCCATGTGCCCGACCCCGATCATGATGACCCCATGGTCATCACCGCCAATATAGCTCGGTACGACGTCAACAAGGTTCTCGTTGACCAGGGCAGTTCGGTCAACATCCTGTATTGGTCCACCTTCAAAAAGATGGATCTATCCGAGGACCTCATCGCCCCTTTCAACGAACAAATTGTAGGTTTTTCAAGGGAAAGAGTCGATACCCGTGGGTACCTCGACCTGCGGACACGGCTCGGAACAAGTCGGGAGCCACCAGAGCTCAGAGTCCGATTCCTGTTGGTCGAGGCCAATACATCATACAACGCTTTGTTAGGACGTCCTTGTCTGAATGCCTTTGGAGCTATCGTGTCCACCCCTCACCTGGCCATGAAATTTCCTACGGAGCGCGGCACCATTTGCACAGTAAGGGCGGATCAACGAACGACCCGACAATGTTACGTTGCTGGGCTGAAAATCACCCCTTTCGTACCCATAAGAAGGGTGAGAAAAGCTGAGACAGCAGCCGTCGAATTGGACCCTCGAACCAATATAGACGAACGTCTCCATCCGCAAGGCGATATCAAACTCCTTTCGTTGATAGAGGACTCATGCAAAACTACAACCGTTGGCGGAGACCTCGCTTTGAATGACGAACAAGATCTGGGACCTATGCTACAGGCCAACGCGGACCTGTTCGCATGGACGGCCGCCGATATGCCAGGAATTCATCCCAGAGTCATGGCACACAAATTATCCATCTTCCGGGAAGCACGACCTGTCGCGCAAAAGAAGCGACGGTTCGGAGAAGAAAAGCGTAAGGCCGTTCAAGTCGAAGTTGAGAAGTTGATGAATGCCCAGTTCATCAGGGAGTTGACCTACACTACGTGGTTGTCGAACGTAGTCACGGTCAAGAAGTCGAACGGTCAGTGGAGAATGTGTGTCGACTTCACCGACCTCAATAAAGCACGCCCCAAAGATTCGTATCCCTTGCCTAGCATCGATCGTTTGGTAGATGGAGCCTCTGGTCATGTTATACTCAGCTTCCTCGACGCATACTCGGGATACAACCAAATCCCCATGTACGCGCCCGATCAGAGCAAAACAGCCTTCATTACTGAACGCGCTAATTACTGTTATGAAGTAATGTCGTTCGGTTTGAAGAATGCCGGGGCTACTTATCAACGCCTCATGGATAAAGTTTTCCATATTCAGATAGGACGCTGCATGGACGTCTATGTCGACGACATGGTAATCAGGAGCAATTCTGTGGAACAACACCTGCAAGACTTAAAAGAAGTATTCGGCCAAATCAGAAGGTACGGCATGCGCCTTAACCCTTCCAAGTGCACCTTCGGAGTCCCTGCGGGTAAGTTTCTAGGTTTCATGCTTACTCGTCGAGGCATCAAAGCTAATCCAGACAAATGCAAAGCCGTGCTCGACATGGCTGCTCCAAAGACTCTAAGGGAGGTACATCGTCTGGTGGGTAGGCTCACAGCCTTGTCTCGCTTCATTCCGAAGCTAGCCGAGCATATCAAACCCATCCTGAAGAGCTTAAAAAAGGGTACCACACGACACTGGGACGATGATTGTGAAACAACATTCAACACTGTCAAGCACATTCTCACCAGTCCTCCCATTATGGCTCGACCGGACGCTGGATCCGACTTACAGCTATATATCGCAGCATCCCACCATGCTGTCAGTGCTGCCTTGATACAGGAGGCGTCATCCCTCAAGCTAATATACTTCATCAGCCGTACACTTCAGGGAGCGGAAGAGAGATATTCTCGAATTGAGAAGATCGCACTAGCTCTCCTCACGGCTTCACGTCGACTCCGACCATATTTTCAGAGCCACCAAATAATAGTCCGCACTGATCACCCCATCGCCAAGATCCTCCGCAAACCCGACTTAACAGGACGAATGGTTTCTTGGTCGGTGGAACTTTCAGA ATTCGACATTAAAGTGGCTCCTCAGCGTCGACGGATCCTCGGACAAAAGGGGGGAGGAGCCGGTGTTGTCCTAGAGGGACCAGATGGTTTAGTCATAGAGCAAGCCATCACATTCAAGTTTCCTGCCAGCAACAACCAGGCCGAGTACGAAGCCTTGATTGCTGGTCTATCCCTGGCCACTGAGTTCATGGTCACTCGCCTAGAGTGTCGAATGGATTCAAAGTTGGTGGTCGGCCACGTGAGCGGAACTTATCAG ACCCTGCTTCAAAACTTCGTAGAGTTTAGCATCGTCCATGTACCCAGGGAGCAAAACGCAAGGGCAGATCTCTTGTCTAAATTAACTCACTCTAAGGAGCGAGCACCATTGTCCTCAATCATTAAGGTGACGCTCGACCATCCAGTCGTGGAAGCGTTCGTCACCAATGTGTCGACACCGATAACAGACTGGCGCCAGAAGGTCAAGGATCTTATGGTGAAACAGGAGCAAGGAGAGACCATTACTGTGACCGACTCCAAACGCATTACATGTTTTGTATGCATAGGCGACGACCTATATCGCTGCGGACACAACACTCCTCTATTGAAATGCATATCCGAGAAAGAGGCGGACTACGTACTACGCGAGTTGCACACAGGGATATGTGGATTTCATTCGGGTAAGCGGACACTCAGGGCGTGCATTCTTCGCGCAGGATATTGCTGGCCCACGATCGACCACGATTGTGAGACATTCGTCAAGAAGTGTATCTCCTGTCAAGCACACGGTCACGACATTCATGCACCTCCCGAGGAGTTGCATAGTATTGTCGCTCCCTGGCCGTTCGCTCAGTGGGGCCTCGACATAGTTGGACCATTACCACCTGCCAAAGCGCAAAACAAGTTCCTTCTTGTGGCGGTCGACTACTTCACAAAATGGATAGAGGCCGAGCCGTTGTCCGTCATTAGTGCCCAACGGGTGCAGAAGTTCATCTGGCGCCTCATTTGTCGGTTCGGTCTGTCATAG